The Thermovenabulum gondwanense genome contains a region encoding:
- a CDS encoding phosphopentomutase, whose product MRALILVIDSLGVGEMADVPEVRPQDIGANTLKHVSEYNDNYSLNNLELMGAGLIVESKNIKKVSNPIASYGCSNLEHEGADTFQGHQEIVGSKPRKALVQPFKECIDKVKTELEKAGFDVTIPNSKHPFLLVNGVVTIADNIEADIGLNYNVTAPLDYISFEEELKIGQIVRDNVNVGRVIVLGGKGITINDILNAAEEKSNNIVGINCTKAGVYNKGYMVRHLGYGIDPNVQVTTILKKHSFDVSLIGKAADVINCDGADYNPCVDTETVLSILLNKLDSISNGLIMANVQETDLAGHSQDVEKYAEKLKLVDDYIPKIIDKMKGDDILFITGDHGNDPTIGQNHHTREKALLLVYGKKLRPVKLGERKTLSDIGATIADYFDVEKPKNGESFLNMMK is encoded by the coding sequence ATGAGAGCCTTAATTCTTGTAATAGATAGTCTTGGGGTTGGTGAAATGGCTGATGTCCCTGAGGTACGTCCGCAAGATATAGGAGCAAATACTTTAAAACATGTTTCTGAATATAATGATAATTACAGTTTAAATAATTTAGAATTAATGGGAGCAGGCCTTATAGTTGAGAGTAAAAATATAAAAAAAGTAAGCAATCCTATTGCAAGCTATGGGTGTTCAAATTTAGAACATGAAGGAGCAGATACTTTTCAAGGGCATCAAGAGATTGTTGGTTCAAAGCCTAGAAAAGCTTTGGTACAGCCTTTTAAAGAGTGTATAGACAAAGTAAAAACTGAGTTAGAGAAAGCAGGATTTGATGTTACTATACCAAATTCTAAACACCCATTTTTATTGGTAAATGGTGTTGTAACAATAGCAGACAATATTGAAGCTGATATAGGTTTAAACTACAATGTTACTGCTCCTTTGGATTATATTTCATTTGAAGAAGAATTGAAAATCGGACAAATAGTAAGAGATAACGTTAACGTTGGAAGAGTTATCGTATTGGGAGGAAAAGGGATCACAATAAATGATATATTAAATGCGGCAGAAGAAAAATCGAATAATATCGTTGGTATAAACTGTACAAAAGCTGGTGTGTATAATAAAGGTTATATGGTGAGACATCTTGGATATGGAATAGACCCAAATGTCCAAGTGACAACTATTTTGAAGAAACATAGTTTTGATGTATCTCTTATTGGAAAGGCTGCAGATGTTATAAACTGTGATGGTGCAGATTATAATCCATGTGTTGATACAGAAACTGTATTAAGTATATTATTGAATAAGTTAGACAGTATATCTAATGGTTTAATAATGGCAAATGTACAAGAAACAGACCTTGCAGGGCATTCACAGGATGTAGAAAAATACGCCGAAAAATTAAAACTTGTAGATGATTATATACCTAAAATTATTGATAAAATGAAAGGGGATGATATTTTATTTATAACTGGTGATCACGGTAATGACCCCACTATAGGGCAAAATCATCACACAAGAGAAAAAGCGCTTCTATTGGTTTACGGTAAAAAATTAAGACCGGTAAAATTAGGGGAAAGAAAGACTTTATCAGATATAGGAGCTACTATAGCAGATTATTTTGATGTTGAAAAACCAAAAAATGGAGAGAGCTTTTTGAATATGATGAAATAA
- a CDS encoding YhfX family PLP-dependent enzyme has product MFLNMVIERNPQLIIEVTKLHRDGVIEPNTYVLDVDSIYENARLIKETADKYNISLYYMTKQFGRNPIISKIIEKAGIDKAVAVDFDEARVLFDNGLKIGHIGHLVQVPKNDIKLSLLMKPEVITCFSYEKAKEISDNAKELGITQDILLRVIDENDVIYPGQEGGIFRGKLKETVHHILKLKNIKIAGITSFPCLLYDYEKKEITPTHNIYTLLKAKEILNEMGLEIWQVNGPSATCCNSIPLLNKYGITHGEPGHALLGTTPLHAYTKQPEKPAIVYVSEISHVNNGKAYCYGGGFYPRSNVKYALVSNNPEDILDRLFDVEELPPESIDYYGSILLNNRKVNVGDTVIYSFRTQIFVTRAKVALLEGLSSGKPKLTYIFDSKGNLLKDLRKKDNK; this is encoded by the coding sequence ATGTTTCTTAATATGGTTATTGAAAGAAATCCACAACTTATTATAGAAGTTACCAAATTACACAGAGACGGTGTTATTGAACCAAATACTTATGTGCTAGATGTTGATAGTATTTATGAGAATGCAAGATTAATTAAAGAAACTGCTGATAAATATAATATTAGCTTATATTATATGACAAAACAGTTTGGAAGAAATCCTATTATTTCAAAAATCATTGAAAAGGCGGGAATTGATAAAGCAGTAGCTGTAGATTTTGATGAGGCAAGGGTATTGTTTGATAATGGTCTTAAAATAGGGCATATAGGACATTTAGTACAAGTCCCAAAAAATGATATTAAATTATCTTTACTCATGAAACCAGAAGTTATAACATGTTTTTCATATGAAAAAGCAAAAGAAATATCAGATAACGCAAAAGAGCTTGGAATTACGCAAGATATATTATTAAGAGTAATAGATGAAAATGATGTAATATATCCGGGTCAAGAAGGAGGTATATTTCGTGGAAAGTTAAAAGAAACAGTTCATCATATATTAAAATTGAAGAATATAAAAATTGCTGGTATTACATCCTTTCCATGTTTGCTTTATGATTATGAGAAGAAAGAAATTACACCAACGCACAATATATATACACTCTTAAAAGCAAAAGAAATATTGAATGAAATGGGGCTTGAAATCTGGCAAGTAAATGGGCCCAGTGCTACATGCTGTAATTCAATACCGCTTTTAAATAAGTATGGTATTACTCATGGAGAGCCGGGGCATGCTTTATTGGGGACGACTCCTTTACATGCATATACAAAACAGCCTGAAAAGCCAGCTATAGTATATGTGTCAGAAATATCTCATGTAAATAATGGGAAAGCTTATTGCTATGGTGGTGGATTTTATCCGAGGTCAAATGTTAAATATGCGTTAGTATCAAATAATCCTGAAGATATTTTAGATAGATTATTTGATGTTGAAGAATTACCACCGGAATCAATAGACTATTATGGAAGTATACTTTTAAACAATAGAAAGGTTAACGTAGGGGACACTGTAATATATTCATTTAGAACACAAATATTTGTAACAAGAGCAAAAGTAGCTCTTCTTGAAGGGCTATCTTCAGGTAAACCAAAATTAACGTATATATTTGATTCAAAAGGTAATCTTTTAAAGGATTTAAGAAAGAAGGATAATAAATGA
- a CDS encoding aminotransferase class V-fold PLP-dependent enzyme → MITYPIKQISLEEAINLQFKLVDIIQSVFRGHELLEAGDYGVSLELGRPKTTAKVEKVLAKFFDAEDSALVRGAGTGAMRLVFNSLLKPLNTLLVHDAPVYPTTQNLMDMMGLKLLKVNMNNLDSFDILKNTKVDAVLIQHSRQKPDDSYELEKVIKVIKSITNVPIITDENYVVMKAPYIGVQLGADVSVFSMFKLLAPEGIGCVVGKKYIIDEIRKLTYSGGSQVQGPEAMEALRSLVYTPVSLAIQAMQVDEIVNRLNTGEIKGVKKAYVANAQSRVVLVKFEKPIAAKVLKYAEEMGAVPYPVGSESRYEIGAMFYRVSGTFIENNPDIKNYVIRINPMRAGADTVIRILKEAVKKSLT, encoded by the coding sequence ATGATTACGTATCCTATTAAACAGATTAGCCTAGAGGAAGCAATTAATTTGCAGTTTAAATTGGTAGATATAATCCAATCAGTTTTTCGAGGACATGAATTACTCGAAGCTGGTGATTATGGTGTATCATTAGAACTTGGACGACCTAAAACCACCGCGAAAGTTGAGAAGGTTCTTGCTAAATTTTTTGATGCAGAAGACTCTGCTTTAGTGAGAGGTGCTGGGACGGGGGCTATGAGACTCGTTTTTAATAGCTTATTAAAACCTCTTAATACATTACTTGTGCATGACGCACCTGTATATCCTACAACACAAAACCTTATGGATATGATGGGCCTTAAGCTTTTAAAAGTAAACATGAATAATTTAGATTCATTTGATATATTAAAAAATACAAAAGTTGATGCTGTGTTAATACAACATTCAAGACAAAAACCTGATGACAGTTATGAACTTGAAAAAGTAATAAAAGTTATTAAATCTATAACTAATGTTCCTATTATTACTGATGAAAATTATGTAGTTATGAAAGCTCCATATATAGGTGTTCAGTTGGGAGCAGATGTTTCAGTATTTTCTATGTTTAAATTGTTGGCACCGGAAGGAATTGGATGTGTAGTAGGCAAAAAATATATTATAGACGAAATTCGAAAATTAACTTATTCAGGTGGGAGCCAAGTGCAAGGACCTGAGGCAATGGAAGCTTTAAGGTCACTTGTATATACGCCTGTTTCATTAGCTATCCAAGCAATGCAGGTTGATGAAATAGTAAATAGGCTTAACACTGGAGAAATAAAAGGGGTAAAAAAGGCATATGTAGCAAATGCGCAATCAAGAGTTGTATTAGTAAAATTTGAAAAACCAATTGCGGCAAAAGTATTAAAGTACGCTGAAGAGATGGGAGCAGTGCCTTATCCTGTAGGTTCTGAATCAAGATATGAAATTGGTGCTATGTTTTACAGAGTTTCAGGAACTTTTATTGAAAATAATCCAGATATAAAAAATTATGTAATTCGCATTAATCCAATGAGAGCAGGTGCTGATACTGTTATTAGAATTTTAAAAGAAGCTGTAAAAAAGAGTTTGACTTAG
- a CDS encoding phosphotriesterase family protein, with product MILDNNTGFKDIGYTLIHEHLTIDLSRIKEDDDAKLDDVDSLIEDLKELKKSGIDTIVDVTNIGMGRDIERIKYISDISNMNVILSTGFYKEPFLPEIVYKSSVKELANIFIDEIIKGIDGTNYKASVIGEIGTSKEEIKVVERKIFEAAAIAHNETGVPIITHTTLGLLGLEQIKIFKNMKVNLENVVIGHIDLNIDMDYYLTLLDNGCYLAFDTIGKTNYQPDELRAISIKKLIDKGFINKILLSLDISRKSYLKNYGGFGHSYIVEKFIPLLKNNGLTEEDIKTILYKNPLDLIGG from the coding sequence ATGATTTTAGATAATAATACTGGTTTTAAAGATATAGGTTATACTCTTATACATGAACATTTGACTATTGATTTATCAAGAATCAAAGAAGATGATGATGCCAAACTTGATGATGTAGATAGCTTAATTGAAGATTTAAAAGAACTCAAAAAAAGTGGCATAGATACTATCGTTGATGTTACAAACATAGGTATGGGTCGAGATATTGAAAGAATCAAGTATATTTCTGATATTTCAAATATGAATGTGATTTTATCTACTGGATTTTATAAAGAACCTTTTTTGCCGGAAATAGTTTATAAGAGTTCTGTTAAAGAATTGGCTAATATATTTATTGATGAAATTATTAAAGGAATCGATGGTACAAATTATAAAGCATCTGTGATAGGCGAGATTGGCACAAGTAAAGAAGAAATAAAAGTAGTAGAAAGAAAAATTTTTGAAGCTGCTGCGATTGCACATAATGAAACAGGAGTACCTATAATAACTCATACAACGTTAGGTCTTCTAGGATTAGAACAAATTAAAATTTTTAAAAATATGAAAGTAAATTTAGAAAATGTAGTTATAGGGCATATTGATTTAAACATTGATATGGATTATTATTTAACTTTACTTGATAATGGATGTTATCTTGCTTTTGACACAATTGGTAAAACTAATTATCAACCAGATGAGTTAAGAGCAATATCTATAAAGAAACTTATTGACAAAGGATTTATTAACAAAATTCTCCTTTCATTGGATATTTCAAGGAAATCTTATCTAAAAAATTATGGTGGTTTTGGCCATTCATATATAGTAGAAAAATTTATTCCTCTTTTAAAAAACAATGGGTTAACAGAAGAAGATATAAAGACTATATTATACAAAAATCCATTGGACTTGATTGGAGGATAA
- a CDS encoding amidase has translation MNDKIVMQKINEMARLAYAINIARDNLGYSVRYINYMAIKKAVEALKVYDKLYFYGIKNTSQIKREYLQKLSNVGNYIWLTVDEMSKGGRAIDIERINPVTGRPMTGSTSAGCINVLLGINDFAIGTDGGGSVLGPAMSCNLYSIMAKGLGLEGKKLKKSTDAINFLPGIGIISKDLFVCKDVLCNLIDLDDIIDFRNLKVGIPRKGDINLPIIGDVREDLYDVERVLSKEGVPVIDIDLKDVLKREDAIYKLNKAFEEVDVVITKEGPIDIFGLGDSVLGTMGYVGSYIQNSSGKYLIKVANMVNTTALTIPSANLGVGILIMAKQGNKYGICAIKLAEIVDSNISHPKLFYEYFNTKEYDDILFEVN, from the coding sequence ATGAATGATAAAATAGTTATGCAAAAAATAAATGAGATGGCAAGACTCGCATATGCGATAAATATAGCACGTGATAATTTAGGTTATTCTGTTAGATATATTAATTATATGGCAATAAAAAAAGCTGTAGAAGCGTTAAAAGTATATGATAAATTATACTTTTATGGAATAAAAAATACATCACAAATTAAACGCGAATATTTGCAAAAATTATCTAATGTTGGAAATTATATATGGCTTACAGTTGATGAGATGTCAAAAGGCGGTAGAGCAATTGATATTGAGAGAATAAACCCTGTTACTGGCAGGCCGATGACGGGCTCTACAAGCGCTGGTTGTATCAATGTGTTATTAGGAATAAATGATTTTGCTATTGGCACTGATGGTGGGGGTTCTGTGTTGGGGCCTGCGATGTCTTGTAATTTGTATTCTATCATGGCAAAAGGATTAGGCCTTGAAGGTAAAAAATTAAAAAAATCAACAGATGCTATAAATTTCTTACCTGGTATTGGAATAATTTCAAAGGATTTATTCGTATGTAAAGATGTGTTGTGTAACCTAATAGATTTGGATGATATAATAGATTTTCGCAATTTAAAAGTTGGAATTCCACGAAAAGGCGATATAAACCTTCCGATTATTGGTGACGTCCGTGAAGATTTATATGATGTTGAAAGAGTTTTATCAAAAGAGGGTGTTCCAGTAATTGATATTGATTTGAAGGATGTATTGAAAAGAGAAGATGCTATATATAAGCTTAATAAAGCTTTTGAAGAGGTAGATGTAGTGATAACAAAAGAAGGACCTATTGATATTTTTGGTTTAGGGGATTCGGTTTTAGGTACTATGGGATATGTCGGAAGTTATATTCAAAATAGTTCAGGAAAATATTTAATAAAAGTTGCTAACATGGTAAATACTACAGCTCTTACAATACCATCAGCGAATTTAGGTGTAGGGATTTTAATAATGGCGAAACAAGGAAATAAATATGGTATATGTGCTATTAAGCTGGCAGAGATAGTTGATAGCAATATTAGTCATCCAAAACTATTTTATGAATATTTTAACACTAAAGAATATGATGATATTTTATTTGAGGTGAATTAA
- a CDS encoding YhfT family protein, whose amino-acid sequence MKIVLIALIGALAAILANSGIAVFNDGLRPIMPEYLEGRMKKAEFAAMSFALSFGLVIGFGIPISIGATILLVHSILLGTDIIGTWSPKGKIGYAVAGTIGALWGIGLLVGLQWIVNVFKKLPVNVFNSMGQIGTPVIFAFAAFPALAVAYQYGVKNGLITLTISALVRTVVARFSPIVIGTSKIALNPEGMALVTGMIVLLIYAMREKREENSTNVAALFTERVDRIKKNVWVLAIMGALVAAATSLHILAGDPISLSLVSKGNYTDAALVALARAIGFVPLVATTAIATGVYGPVGMTFIFAAALFANNILLAAILGFVIIFAEVYLLGGIAGFLDKFPGIKKSSDNIRTAMGQLLEVSLLVGGANASNMVLPGLGIFILIGLYLLNEIAGRPIVRMAVGPIAAILVGILANILAVFGLYVPPVK is encoded by the coding sequence ATGAAGATAGTATTAATTGCTTTAATTGGTGCTTTGGCAGCAATTCTTGCGAATAGTGGTATTGCTGTATTTAATGATGGGCTAAGACCTATAATGCCTGAATATCTAGAAGGTAGAATGAAAAAAGCAGAATTTGCTGCAATGAGTTTTGCTTTATCTTTTGGACTCGTAATCGGTTTTGGAATACCAATTTCAATTGGTGCTACCATATTACTTGTTCATAGTATTTTACTCGGGACAGATATTATAGGAACATGGTCACCAAAAGGTAAAATAGGATATGCTGTTGCTGGAACAATAGGAGCTCTGTGGGGAATAGGACTATTGGTAGGATTACAATGGATTGTTAATGTATTCAAAAAATTACCTGTTAATGTTTTCAATTCAATGGGACAAATAGGTACACCTGTAATATTTGCTTTTGCAGCATTTCCTGCATTAGCAGTTGCATACCAATATGGTGTTAAAAATGGGCTTATTACTTTAACAATATCGGCATTAGTTAGAACTGTAGTAGCAAGATTTTCTCCAATAGTTATTGGAACAAGCAAAATAGCTTTGAATCCAGAAGGTATGGCATTAGTTACTGGAATGATAGTTTTACTTATCTATGCTATGAGAGAAAAGAGAGAAGAAAATTCAACAAATGTTGCTGCTTTATTTACTGAAAGAGTAGACAGGATAAAAAAGAATGTTTGGGTACTTGCTATAATGGGTGCTCTTGTAGCGGCAGCCACGTCTTTGCATATTTTAGCAGGCGATCCAATTTCTCTATCATTGGTTTCTAAAGGTAATTATACAGATGCTGCTTTAGTTGCATTAGCGAGAGCAATTGGTTTTGTACCTTTAGTCGCAACTACTGCTATTGCCACCGGTGTATATGGTCCTGTTGGGATGACTTTTATATTCGCAGCGGCTTTGTTTGCGAACAATATACTGCTTGCAGCAATACTAGGATTTGTAATAATTTTTGCAGAAGTTTACCTGCTGGGAGGTATAGCGGGATTTTTGGATAAATTCCCAGGGATTAAAAAGTCTTCAGATAACATTAGAACAGCGATGGGACAATTATTGGAAGTGTCATTGTTAGTTGGCGGTGCGAATGCGTCTAATATGGTGTTGCCTGGATTAGGGATATTTATTTTAATCGGGTTATACCTTTTAAATGAAATTGCAGGAAGACCTATTGTGAGAATGGCAGTTGGACCCATTGCAGCAATATTAGTTGGTATTCTTGCTAACATATTGGCGGTTTTTGGACTGTATGTTCCACCGGTTAAATAA
- a CDS encoding DUF2620 family protein yields MIRFVVGGAVDKQKVAQKIKEIGGDKVSVEIKSDIEAAMAVKNGKADYYVGACATGGGGALAMAMAILTAQKCATISMPGKPPHEADVKKAVVEGKVAFGFTNDHIEKAVPYIVNAILEK; encoded by the coding sequence ATGATAAGATTCGTTGTAGGTGGAGCTGTTGATAAACAAAAAGTTGCTCAAAAGATAAAGGAAATAGGAGGTGATAAAGTAAGTGTTGAAATAAAATCGGATATTGAGGCTGCAATGGCTGTGAAAAATGGAAAGGCAGATTACTATGTTGGTGCTTGTGCAACAGGAGGTGGTGGTGCTTTAGCTATGGCAATGGCTATATTAACAGCTCAAAAATGTGCAACTATCTCTATGCCTGGGAAACCACCACATGAAGCCGACGTTAAAAAAGCAGTAGTTGAAGGAAAAGTAGCGTTTGGATTTACTAATGACCATATTGAAAAGGCGGTACCTTACATTGTAAACGCAATTTTAGAAAAATAG
- a CDS encoding PRD domain-containing protein, translating to MKDNVVNRIDLLVQGSVIDFDTGEAIKKIDKELIVNHKICTEDEHYEMFITHLAMSVKRLKEGEKLELTIDEELFNEVKNCPNYYRALDILQNIENIIEIKLPESEKRFVLLHLCNLLERGKST from the coding sequence GTGAAGGATAATGTTGTAAATAGAATAGATTTGTTAGTACAAGGTAGTGTGATCGATTTTGATACTGGAGAAGCTATCAAAAAAATTGATAAGGAATTAATAGTAAATCATAAAATTTGTACTGAGGATGAACACTATGAGATGTTTATTACTCATTTAGCAATGTCTGTAAAAAGATTAAAAGAGGGAGAAAAGTTAGAGCTTACAATAGATGAGGAACTTTTTAACGAAGTTAAAAATTGTCCTAATTATTATAGAGCACTTGATATTTTACAAAATATAGAAAATATAATTGAAATAAAATTACCCGAATCAGAAAAAAGATTTGTGTTATTACATTTGTGTAATCTTTTAGAAAGGGGTAAAAGTACATGA
- the yhfZ gene encoding GntR family transcriptional regulator YhfZ: MIRDLLTKNGIAVMMLAREMLSLKCGDRIETIGEYAKKFDLGRGTIQTALKYLEDNKAIQLEPRGHLGTYITDIDYKKLWEFAGLNIISGVMPLPYSRRYEGLATGLYKAFEKGKIPFNMAYMRGSERRLEALLNGKYDFAIMSMLAAKLYIESGKNINIIIDFGPNTNVSTHRIIFSNTAKNSIEDGMKIAIDPTSIDQFILTYYECEGKDVEFIELPYNQIIPYIMEGKIDAAVWNYDEIVDRGLPIKSEPLKNKKSKKISEDNTRAALVVKRDNWGIDKIINRIVDKEEVVKIQEQVLLNKLFPEY; encoded by the coding sequence ATGATTAGGGATCTACTAACCAAAAATGGGATTGCAGTAATGATGTTAGCACGAGAAATGCTTTCTTTAAAATGTGGAGATAGAATTGAAACAATAGGAGAATATGCTAAAAAATTTGATCTCGGGCGTGGCACAATCCAAACTGCTTTAAAGTATTTAGAAGATAACAAAGCTATTCAATTGGAACCTCGAGGTCACTTAGGGACTTATATAACTGATATTGATTATAAAAAATTATGGGAGTTTGCGGGGCTTAATATTATTTCTGGCGTAATGCCACTTCCATATTCGAGAAGATATGAAGGATTAGCGACAGGTTTATATAAAGCGTTTGAAAAAGGGAAAATACCTTTTAATATGGCATATATGAGAGGAAGCGAAAGAAGATTAGAAGCATTATTGAATGGAAAATATGATTTTGCAATAATGTCTATGTTAGCGGCAAAATTATATATTGAGTCTGGAAAAAATATAAATATAATAATTGATTTTGGCCCTAATACGAATGTAAGTACTCATCGTATAATTTTTTCAAATACTGCGAAAAATTCGATTGAGGATGGGATGAAAATTGCTATAGATCCCACCTCAATAGACCAATTTATATTGACTTACTATGAATGCGAAGGTAAAGATGTAGAGTTTATAGAATTGCCTTATAATCAAATTATACCTTATATAATGGAAGGTAAGATAGATGCGGCTGTATGGAACTATGATGAAATAGTTGACAGAGGACTGCCTATTAAAAGTGAACCACTTAAAAACAAGAAATCGAAAAAAATTAGTGAAGATAATACCCGTGCTGCTTTAGTAGTTAAAAGAGATAATTGGGGTATTGATAAAATAATAAATAGAATTGTTGATAAAGAAGAAGTTGTAAAGATTCAGGAACAAGTATTATTGAATAAATTATTTCCAGAATATTGA